The sequence acATTAAGAATTATCTTAGTTCTCCTCCAGTGTTGATTCCTCCACGAAAGGGGataccttttcggttatatctgtcggccggtgagaagtcaatcggctcggttttgATTCAAGAACTCGAAGGGAAAGAAAGAATTGTGTTTTATCTAAGCCGTCGGCTTTTGGATGCAGAGACtaggtattctcctgtggaaaagttatgcttgtgtttatatttttcatgcacaAGGTTAAGGCAATATTTATTATCCAATGAATGCACCGTTATATGCAAGGCCTATGTTATCAAGTATATGTTGTCGGCTCCTATTTTGAAAGGacgggttggaaagtggatattttccttaactgagtttgatcttcagTACGAGTCACTGAAGGTGATTAAAGGCCAAGCTGTcgccgattttattgttgatcatcgtgatgattcaatcggctcggtcgaGATTGTGCCGTGCACATGCTCTAAGTCTTTGATTTGGCGTTTCTAGTCTTTGCTTTGCTgctgatttcttctttttttttcttgcccgATGGCAATTGAGCCATGTGTTGGTCTTGCCTTGTGGAGGAATATGTTCATGAACAACGTCGCCGTTGTTGCTTCCTGATTTTTGCTCCTAGTGCGATGAACTGATGAAGGGATCGGAATCAACATCAGGGTATGCCGATAACCCAATAAACCGCACCAAATTGTTcggtttatttttcttattctgAACAAGGTAGTTCTGCTGCTAGTTTTGAGAAACTGAGTTTATGGTAAACCCAAGAAACCGAACCCCACCTCTAGTCGTCGCAACTGCGCACATCACGACGCTTGCGCAACTCCGGAGTAGCACTTTGTGGTCCTCTATTCTGGGCGTGCCGCGCCTAGGTGGTGCCGGCCTACTAGTGCATCCACTGCACATGTCGTCATATGACTGTTCGCTGGTCTTTCACAAcaactcctcttcctccttacTCGGGCTGCGCATTGACGTCAGCACCCTATACCGCGCGTTGTTCGTGTGGTGTGTGCTGCTCGCACCAAGCCAATCCTCTTCCGTAGTAGAACCAGAACCGTCGGTATGTTTCCACCATGTTCGGCATGTTCAATCTATTCATGTATAGTTGTCTTATATACCAGTCTAGATCGTATGATTTAGTTATGCTAGTTTACATATTAaatatcatgatttatttatgaataaattaaatctatacgtgcttatatatatttctacCAAACACAAGCGTGTGGCAACTAGGACAGTAGGACTTAAACCCTAAGCTTAGCTCTATAGTTCCATTGTAATCTTAATAAATTACTGTGAAGATTTTGAAGATGGCGAAGGGCACAGTAACTCAGCCTAGTCATCATCGAATTCAAATTCTTCATCTGTTTGCGTAGTTATGGTCAGCCACACAAAAGAAACATGAATCTCTTCTCAAATATATTTGGAGCGTGTCTTGTGAGCTGCAGGAAAGTCTACCGTCCCAGCCCGAAGTAGATGAATTCCCAACAACTCCTATTCCTAGCACCacaaatgaaatgaaatcaaCAACATTTTTGCTACCTCATGCGGGGAGTGTGTCCATAACCTAACAAACAATATGAGCCTAGCCTTATATATAGTGTGTCAGGCTGTCAGCTCATATTAGCTATGTTCCCAAACTTGGGCAACTTTGGGCTGAATCATTGTGCGCTTGCCTTTGTTCCCtttaaattaatgcaaaaaTTAACTATTGCCTATCATATGACAGATGTAAGGATGTCATTTTGCTGAAATATATTGCAGAATCAACAACTTCTCCAATTAATACTTGCAGCGAAAAGGCATGTAATATAGTGGTTgaagtgacctgagtagcaatccaagTTCCTGAGTCTAAATCTCCATACAATCGAATTTTatattgggttatttgaggagCTAAGTTTCCGATttaaaaggctgcatatatccgattAGATATAGAGGCTgggtaaaaaaatacatttctcTTTGGATAATGCCATTTATAAATTTTCAGGAGCTAATGGTCCATTAAAAATTCATTACTCCATCAGTCTCAAATTATAGGTTGCCCTCTTTTTGAGGAAAATTAAATTCGGTAGCTTttaactaataatcatactaattatataagtatatactaaatattatgcatgttatatcactagatttatattttgaaatactttcatgtgatgctaatttcatatttgttgggaTCATAAAATAAATACTAGGCAAAGTATATTATCgaagaccgtgtaaaaaaatatagcctTATAAtttacgagagagagagagtagggcctgtttaggggagcttctagcagctgcagcttctcttAGAATCTCCAGTTGtcagaagctccccaaacagtccagctttttATCTAGAtactgagaatctgtagttgtagaatctgtAAAATGAactagggcctgtttgggggagtttaagattctgagaaacagctggttggtagccagcctccgagaatctagaaaagctgggttttccagcttctggcttcaaGTTCATTTTTTAGATTCTACAACtgcagcttctcagaatctggaccaaaaggTTGGACTGTTTGGAGGAGTTTCTgattctaggagaagctgcagcagctagaagctcccccaaatagGCCCCTAGAAGCCTCCAGATTCTTAGCGGCTAGCTTCTCAGCagttgcttctcagaatcttaaactCCCCAAACTGGCCCTATATTTCCCGATTTACtactcaaataaaaaaatctatgaaTGGACTTGTAGGTTTGGGATGGATTGGGCTTAGGCCCGCCCTACTAATTTCAAGTGGGCCCAACACGTCCAGATGAAGGGGCCCACCCACCCAAAGTTGACCGCGATGTTACGATGGGCCTcctctcgacggcggcggacgcggcggtggtgctcttctccctcgccgtcgccgccgcggcgcccctgATCGACGCGCAGGCCgtcctcccgcgccgcctctTCCCGGCGCCCCTCGTTGGGCTCCACCGGTGGTACGCCACGGAGTTCGGCGACTACCTGGCGGCCGAGCCGCCGGGCTTCTTCCGCGGCCTCGTCTGGCTGGAGCTCCTCCTCCATTGGCCGCTCTCCGTCGCCACCCTCTACGGGGTGCTCGCCCGCCGCCCATgggccggcgccaccgccctcgccgccggggtCTCCGTCGTCACCGCCATGGTGAGTAGAGTCGTCGCGACCAATTCTCTCAGATTCAAGTCCATGTTCGTCAGTGCCTTTGGTTTAGGAGGTATACGTACTTATATTTGGTATTGCAAGAAGCTGAGGTCAAATACTCAAATTCATGCTTTTAGCATTTGCTAATTATCTGAGGATTTAGGCCAACATGGGGAAtttgaagaggaagaagggtaCAAATATGAACTGGGTGATTGGTGAATTCGTTTTGTTAACTCGGTTTATCTTCGTCATTGCGACGTTGGGGTTTACGTAATGGAAGTTCCATTGTCAGGACTCGCAAGGTTATGCTTGATTTGCTTGTCACTAGACTTAGCTCAATTTTTATCTATAATTACTAAACATACgagttcatttttttctttgggaAATATCCTGATAAGTTCTAATGTTCTACACACTGATGGGATGGGCGTCTTTTTAACAGTTGATGGTTGCCTGTCATGATGTGCCCCAGCGATCTGATAGTAATGTTGACATTCATCGATGCTATTGATGTCGTCCACTGCTCTTTTAATACGCACAAATAGATTGAAATAGTTTGAGCAGTAATTTGTCTCGAAGTTAAAGTAACATTTTTCCTATTCTAACTTAATAGGAACTTTCCAAATTTTTTGTTCGATTTTGTCTTCATTTAGAAGTAGAACTTCAATATGTGAAGAACTCTCCATAATCCTAGATATCTTTCAAAACTATAAGTTAGCTTGCTTCAGAAATCTAATAAAATAGCAATGGGAGAATTTGATTGACAAAAGGGTATAAGAAGAACAGTTACTACTTACTATAACATTACCTTTTCTAAGTTAGAATCATGCATTCGCACGTTGattgatttgtctttttttaacgATCTGTTTTGAATCTTACCTTGTCATTAATCTTGACTTTAATCGTTTCAGTCTGCAGTACTCGGTGAGTTTTTGGTCTCAGGGCGAGCAACACATAAGCTGCTTCAGATGTATGTCCCTTTTGCTGTTCTTGCAGTCATTGCAGCTCTGCGCGGACTGGTCGTGTGGTCTTCGCAGGGTACTGGTTTAGCACCTGCACCTTCTTCTCAGAAGAAGAGGCCCTAAggattaattttatttcttgatCTTGCGGTAAATTTGTTTTTTGGTTATAGTCAATCATGTATTTCTTGCTGGCATGTATTATTTACAGCAACGTAAAGATCCTCGTGAATGTTTTTGAACAATCAGTGTCGTCTCCAAAAAGGCAATGTTCCTACTTATCTTAGTTCTTTGAGAATTTACACCTTTTCAGCAAGCGGATCCAGCATACCTGTTAGGTTGAGAACATTTCTGTGATTATAGGCTTATATATAAGACTCTTCCTTTTATTTTATCCACTTTTTAAGCTCTATCGTTTCACTTATTCTTATGTctataagctaaaatttaaattttgcaacttaattttggagttgattttggtgtttttcatcatagtttattttacacAATTTGTTTTGGTATCACTaagaacacaaataaaaaaagtattacccattaattattttttgattgctAATAAGTTATGCGGATAAGCGTAAACATAAGCAAAGCGATGAGGTTGTTTGTGAGAATCTACAACTCGTACCTCTTTGCGTAGTTTCATTTAATAAAAGAACTTCAGGACTTTGAGTACAATATTTACTCTTACTATATTAATTTTTATGAGAAAAGGTTAATCTGGTTTACATAGCAATTCTCTCTTTTAATAAGAGCAACGAGGGATAAAAACGGTGCAGAAAAGGATGGAAACCACGTTAttgttttcgttttcatattttttttggaattggaatcggaatcggaaaccccggatacgaaaacggaattaaatattatcgaaaccgaaaacggagtgAAAATGAACCAGCGCGGATACGATAACAAAAATTTATCGAAATACAAAAAACCTTCAAAGCGAGCTTCAAACTTCGATGGACAAAAACTTCAAATAGACGGCGGGGGACGAGACGACATGAGATCTAGATGTGTCGCTTCTCCGTCCGGCTCTGGAATCTTCGATGTCTTCCTCAGTCCCTCACTCTCTACTCTCTAAGTCTCTAGGTTACGGGAGGTATTATAGACTATGGGAGGTATCATACTAAATAGGCTGGCCTGGGGAGGTATTATGGACTATTTGTATTGTATGGGCCTGTAACTTTGGAAATTCCGAAAAAGTTTTCGGAAAGTTTTCGACCGATTCTGAGTTTCAACGGAAACTGCTTTtatcatattcgattccgtttctgacaaaatatttccgaattcgtttctgtttccgaaaaa is a genomic window of Oryza glaberrima chromosome 7, OglaRS2, whole genome shotgun sequence containing:
- the LOC127779927 gene encoding uncharacterized protein LOC127779927; the encoded protein is MGLLSTAADAAVVLFSLAVAAAAPLIDAQAVLPRRLFPAPLVGLHRWYATEFGDYLAAEPPGFFRGLVWLELLLHWPLSVATLYGVLARRPWAGATALAAGVSVVTAMSAVLGEFLVSGRATHKLLQMYVPFAVLAVIAALRGLVVWSSQGTGLAPAPSSQKKRP